The following proteins are co-located in the Chryseobacterium daecheongense genome:
- a CDS encoding TIGR03364 family FAD-dependent oxidoreductase: protein MTTKFDLIVVGSGILGTFHAYHALKRNLKVALVEKNTQPQGATVRNFGQVVPSGMDLKWQNFGRESLAIYNELQSQTDLTIRKNGSVYLASNEEELKLINELYDINRKNGYESVLLSKNDCMKKFDGLRSDYCKGGLFFPEELSIDSGEMIVKLHKLLQEKLDLKIYNNTTVIETYEDNNQCVAQTSDGQQLQAAKIIICGGHEFKTLYPNVFNESDLVVTKLQMLQTKAQGIYSLQGNILTGLSIRRYESFQECPSFQEIKALETPDSFEKRYGVHILFKQALDGSIILGDSHEYASAKDSDALGYDLNMEIDEFMISEAKKIIDLPTYEIQRRWFGIYSQCKTKDIFEHNASPNIHIITGIGGKGMTASGGFSKFNIDKIYA from the coding sequence ATGACAACAAAATTTGATCTTATTGTTGTGGGTAGCGGAATTCTGGGAACATTCCACGCTTATCATGCACTAAAAAGAAACCTTAAAGTAGCTTTGGTAGAGAAAAATACACAGCCTCAGGGAGCTACGGTAAGAAATTTTGGGCAGGTGGTTCCATCGGGAATGGATCTTAAATGGCAAAATTTCGGAAGAGAGAGTCTGGCCATATATAATGAGCTGCAATCCCAAACAGATCTAACAATACGAAAAAACGGTTCTGTTTACCTTGCTTCCAATGAAGAAGAACTTAAGCTTATCAATGAACTTTATGACATCAACCGGAAAAATGGTTACGAGTCTGTTCTTCTCTCAAAAAACGATTGTATGAAGAAATTTGATGGACTTCGTTCAGATTATTGTAAAGGCGGATTATTCTTTCCGGAGGAACTTTCTATAGATTCGGGGGAAATGATCGTCAAACTTCATAAACTTTTACAGGAAAAACTGGATTTAAAGATCTATAATAATACGACCGTAATTGAAACGTATGAAGATAATAATCAATGTGTTGCCCAGACATCAGACGGACAGCAGTTACAGGCTGCAAAAATAATCATTTGCGGAGGTCATGAGTTTAAAACCTTATACCCTAATGTATTCAATGAAAGCGATTTAGTGGTCACGAAACTGCAGATGCTACAAACCAAAGCTCAGGGTATTTATTCCTTACAGGGAAATATCCTTACCGGGTTATCCATCAGAAGATACGAGTCCTTTCAGGAATGTCCTTCCTTTCAGGAAATCAAGGCGTTAGAAACCCCTGATTCTTTCGAAAAGAGATATGGGGTCCATATTCTATTTAAGCAGGCTCTTGATGGATCTATCATTTTAGGCGATTCTCATGAATATGCAAGTGCAAAGGATTCGGATGCCCTGGGATATGACCTGAATATGGAAATCGATGAGTTTATGATCAGCGAGGCCAAAAAGATCATTGATCTTCCAACCTATGAAATTCAGAGAAGATGGTTTGGGATCTATTCTCAATGTAAAACAAAAGATATTTTCGAACATAATGCTTCTCCCAATATTCATATCATCACAGGTATCGGCGGCAAGGGTATGACCGCAAGCGGTGGATTCTCAAAATTTAATATAGATAAAATATACGCATAA
- a CDS encoding HAD hydrolase-like protein: protein MKNIELLVLDMAGTTINEDNVVYKTLMHAVNDYGYNVTLEKVLSSCAGKEKLEAISGLLIEIGGDANDSLPIFENFSDQLKVAYQNLDVKPIEGIENFLLKMRSKDKKIILNTGYTYDIAQQLLDKLGWKENVYYDALITANDVSESRPSPEMIHLAMQKFNILDPQKVLKAGDSVVDIEEGKNAGCGLTIAVLSGAQKRSELEKSNPDYIFNTLSEAEEVI from the coding sequence ATGAAGAACATAGAATTATTGGTTCTGGATATGGCCGGAACAACAATTAATGAAGACAATGTAGTTTATAAAACTTTAATGCACGCAGTAAATGATTACGGTTATAATGTTACTCTGGAAAAGGTATTATCGAGCTGTGCAGGAAAGGAAAAATTAGAAGCCATCAGTGGTTTACTTATTGAAATAGGTGGCGACGCAAATGATTCCCTTCCCATTTTTGAAAATTTCTCTGATCAGCTAAAAGTAGCGTATCAGAACCTTGATGTAAAGCCGATCGAGGGTATTGAAAATTTTCTGCTAAAAATGAGGTCCAAGGACAAAAAAATTATTCTTAATACGGGATATACCTATGATATTGCGCAGCAGCTTCTGGATAAGCTGGGATGGAAAGAGAATGTATATTATGATGCCCTTATTACGGCTAATGATGTATCCGAAAGTCGCCCAAGTCCTGAAATGATTCATCTGGCCATGCAAAAATTCAACATCCTTGATCCTCAAAAAGTGCTGAAAGCAGGAGATTCGGTGGTTGATATTGAAGAAGGAAAAAATGCAGGGTGTGGATTAACGATTGCCGTTCTTTCTGGGGCTCAAAAAAGATCCGAACTTGAAAAATCCAATCCTGATTATATATTCAATACCCTATCTGAGGCTGAAGAAGTTATCTAG
- a CDS encoding alkaline phosphatase family protein, which translates to MKTKLFSMAVMVSCFLSAQTKKVLFIGIDGCRADVMMSSDTPNIKSLITKSVYSLDGLCAATTWSGNGWSTMLTGVWQTKHNVQDNNFTNPNYVNYRDFLTRAEAYNSNLRTISLVHWSSINDIIIKNADVKTNFSTDLAVKNAAVDALQNDNPDILFVDFDDVDHAGHSYGFSSTVPQYVSSMQTTDTYIGEIVNAMKNRSTYNNEDWLVVLTTDHGAVNNGHGGGNLSERNIFTIYSNPNLTPQQISKMDIDSNITFNQLNFPAGTYAKPANQVPFNFGANQDFTIEFWVKPNASFSSDPVMISNKNWNSGKNKGFVISGYSGQTYKVNIGDGTNRIDLVGGKMETNKWKHIAVSFDRDGLVTLYEDGVPVTFAKMNTIGNIDSGLPLTINQDGTNTYGQNLAASYKDIRIWKSALPNDVLVNWATQNITSAHPYYAKLLANWKCNETSGNTLTDSSSNSNNSTITGSLTRSLNTTTNFKIYNYLSTTRETDHLPTVLNWLCVPVESSWGIDGTNRLSSCQSNTLSAKNTERSAEDFKIYPNPANQNINIKFKSDEKEMTFTIIDTRGSVVLSKTSKSSDGQYDETFDIHKAPTGVYFIKVTGVQKSLTKSFIKK; encoded by the coding sequence ATGAAAACAAAACTATTTTCAATGGCAGTTATGGTGAGCTGCTTTTTAAGTGCTCAGACAAAAAAGGTTCTTTTTATCGGAATCGATGGTTGCCGGGCAGATGTTATGATGTCTTCCGATACACCTAATATTAAGTCGTTAATTACAAAATCGGTGTATTCCCTTGACGGCCTTTGTGCTGCGACCACCTGGAGTGGAAATGGATGGAGCACCATGCTAACTGGGGTATGGCAAACAAAACACAATGTTCAGGATAATAATTTCACAAACCCGAATTATGTAAATTATCGCGATTTCCTTACCCGTGCAGAGGCCTATAATTCAAATTTAAGAACAATCTCCCTCGTACATTGGTCGTCTATTAACGATATTATTATTAAAAATGCAGATGTAAAGACCAATTTCAGCACAGATCTGGCGGTAAAAAATGCTGCCGTAGATGCATTGCAGAATGATAACCCAGATATTCTGTTTGTGGATTTTGATGACGTGGATCACGCAGGCCACTCTTATGGTTTTTCTTCGACCGTACCACAATATGTTTCCTCAATGCAAACAACAGACACTTATATCGGAGAAATTGTAAATGCGATGAAAAACAGGTCGACTTACAACAATGAAGATTGGCTGGTAGTCCTGACAACAGACCACGGGGCAGTAAATAATGGCCATGGAGGAGGAAATCTCTCTGAAAGGAATATCTTTACGATCTACTCTAATCCAAACCTTACTCCCCAACAGATCAGTAAAATGGACATCGATTCGAATATCACTTTCAACCAACTTAACTTCCCTGCCGGTACTTATGCCAAGCCTGCCAACCAGGTTCCTTTTAACTTTGGGGCTAATCAGGACTTTACGATTGAATTTTGGGTAAAGCCTAATGCCAGCTTCTCGAGTGATCCTGTAATGATCAGTAATAAAAACTGGAACAGCGGAAAAAACAAAGGATTTGTTATCTCAGGATATTCGGGACAAACCTATAAAGTAAATATTGGTGATGGTACGAACAGAATTGACCTGGTAGGAGGAAAAATGGAAACCAATAAGTGGAAACATATTGCGGTAAGTTTTGATAGGGATGGCCTTGTAACTCTCTATGAGGACGGTGTGCCTGTTACTTTTGCCAAAATGAATACAATCGGAAATATTGATTCAGGGCTTCCGTTAACGATCAATCAGGACGGAACCAATACTTATGGACAGAACCTGGCCGCTTCGTACAAAGACATCAGGATCTGGAAATCAGCCCTTCCTAATGATGTTTTAGTTAATTGGGCTACCCAAAATATCACTTCTGCCCATCCTTATTATGCTAAATTACTGGCTAATTGGAAATGCAATGAAACTTCCGGCAATACACTAACAGATTCAAGTTCAAACAGTAATAACAGTACGATTACAGGAAGTCTTACCCGTAGCCTCAATACAACAACTAACTTTAAAATCTATAATTATTTATCTACCACAAGAGAAACAGATCATCTTCCAACTGTACTGAACTGGCTATGTGTTCCTGTAGAAAGCTCCTGGGGAATTGATGGTACCAACAGATTATCCAGCTGCCAGAGCAATACTTTATCTGCAAAAAACACGGAAAGATCAGCAGAAGATTTTAAGATATATCCCAACCCGGCAAATCAGAATATCAATATAAAATTCAAATCTGATGAGAAAGAAATGACATTTACAATCATCGATACCCGAGGGTCCGTGGTTTTGTCCAAAACATCGAAATCATCGGATGGACAATATGACGAGACATTTGATATTCATAAGGCCCCAACAGGTGTTTATTTTATAAAAGTTACAGGAGTCCAGAAGTCCCTGACGAAAAGCTTTATTAAGAAATAA
- a CDS encoding GNAT family N-acetyltransferase produces the protein MNDQNNEVKIEAYHPQYKEAFKALNEEWIKTFFVMESGDYKLLDNPEEYIISKGGHIVFALLDNEVVGTCALVKAGPETYELSKMAVSPKAQGKKIGYLLGKALVEKAKSLHAEKIFLETNSILVPAIKLYEKLGFEHIPVTHSAYNRCDTQMELKLRD, from the coding sequence ATGAATGACCAGAATAATGAAGTAAAGATTGAGGCGTATCACCCTCAATACAAAGAAGCTTTTAAAGCATTGAATGAAGAGTGGATCAAAACATTCTTCGTGATGGAAAGCGGGGATTACAAATTGCTTGATAATCCTGAGGAATATATTATCAGTAAAGGAGGTCACATTGTATTTGCCCTATTGGATAATGAAGTGGTAGGAACCTGTGCTTTAGTGAAGGCAGGACCTGAAACCTATGAACTTTCGAAAATGGCAGTAAGCCCCAAGGCCCAGGGTAAAAAGATAGGATATCTTTTAGGAAAGGCTTTGGTGGAGAAAGCAAAATCATTACACGCGGAGAAAATATTTCTGGAGACCAATTCTATTTTGGTGCCAGCGATTAAATTATATGAAAAGCTTGGATTTGAGCATATTCCGGTTACTCATTCGGCGTATAACCGTTGCGATACACAGATGGAGCTAAAGCTTAGGGATTAA
- a CDS encoding PLP-dependent aminotransferase family protein gives MGKEVLYLKIAKIMMEQIQTETLQFGDKLPSLRSAQKLYNVSLNTIKLAYMELESRSLIESRPKFGYYVSHTSQRKLDLPSVTKMKDSKIEGTKEDLIDKVFGTISDSGITQFALAIPGKNFLPLAKMKKSIINVIKSKNDFGTNYEPVQGNHNLRREIAKWSLVMEGKITEDDLVITSGAMNAIYNSLMAVTRPGDSVAIESPAYFGILQAIQLLGLKAVEIPTHPVYGVDLDALKKVLPKLSACCFVTNFNNPMGFQMPDEHKKELVRLITHYNVPLIEDDIYGNLYFGAERPKPCKFYDEAGLVMWVGSVSKTMAPGYRVGWVAPGQFKDRIIRQKLVQTVCSPSLYSDVIADFLEYGRYDHHLRMFRNKVYSNYLQIQRAVTSYFPDNTKISEPKGGFMLWLELDKRICTEDLFDEAFSHKINFAPGRMFSQYDQYRNCMRLNYALEWTDRVESDIEKLGNMIKNNI, from the coding sequence ATGGGCAAAGAAGTCTTATATCTCAAAATAGCAAAAATAATGATGGAGCAGATCCAGACTGAAACCTTACAGTTTGGAGATAAACTGCCTTCCCTAAGAAGTGCCCAGAAGTTATACAATGTAAGCCTGAATACGATCAAACTGGCTTATATGGAATTGGAAAGCCGGTCTTTGATTGAGTCCCGACCCAAGTTTGGATATTATGTAAGCCACACTTCCCAGCGGAAACTGGATCTTCCATCTGTAACCAAAATGAAGGATTCCAAAATAGAGGGAACCAAAGAAGATCTTATAGATAAAGTATTCGGAACGATTTCAGATTCAGGAATCACCCAATTTGCTTTAGCTATACCCGGCAAGAATTTTCTGCCTTTGGCTAAGATGAAGAAATCCATCATTAATGTAATCAAAAGTAAAAATGATTTTGGAACGAATTATGAGCCGGTACAAGGGAATCATAATCTTCGCCGGGAGATTGCCAAATGGTCTTTAGTGATGGAAGGGAAAATTACAGAAGACGACCTGGTCATTACGTCCGGAGCAATGAATGCCATCTATAACAGTTTGATGGCAGTGACGCGGCCCGGTGATTCTGTCGCGATTGAAAGTCCGGCCTATTTTGGGATCTTACAGGCTATTCAGCTATTAGGGTTGAAAGCCGTAGAAATTCCTACCCATCCGGTATATGGAGTAGATCTTGATGCCCTGAAAAAGGTATTGCCGAAATTATCGGCATGTTGTTTTGTGACTAATTTTAATAATCCGATGGGCTTTCAGATGCCCGATGAGCATAAAAAGGAATTGGTAAGATTAATTACTCATTACAATGTCCCGCTGATTGAAGATGACATTTATGGGAATTTATACTTTGGAGCAGAACGCCCCAAGCCCTGTAAATTTTATGATGAAGCAGGGCTGGTGATGTGGGTAGGCTCTGTATCCAAGACTATGGCTCCCGGATACCGGGTAGGTTGGGTCGCCCCGGGACAGTTTAAAGACAGGATCATCCGCCAGAAGCTGGTTCAGACGGTATGCAGTCCGTCATTATACTCCGATGTGATTGCTGATTTTCTTGAATATGGAAGATATGATCATCATTTAAGAATGTTCAGAAATAAAGTCTATTCCAATTATTTGCAGATTCAGAGAGCGGTTACCTCCTATTTTCCGGATAATACCAAAATCTCGGAACCTAAAGGCGGGTTTATGCTTTGGCTGGAGCTCGATAAAAGGATATGTACCGAGGATCTTTTTGACGAAGCTTTTAGTCATAAAATCAATTTTGCTCCGGGAAGGATGTTTTCACAATATGATCAGTACCGGAACTGTATGCGACTGAATTATGCCCTGGAATGGACCGATAGGGTGGAAAGTGATATTGAAAAACTCGGAAATATGATAAAGAATAATATTTAA
- a CDS encoding glycosyltransferase family 9 protein yields MKIPKQLNVIRRKVMRGLTKNMGQSNSTVKPGKEVIIKKILISRPNHRLGNLLLLSPIVQEVNDTFPDARIDLFVKGSISPIIFKNYKNIDQIIQLPKKPFSNLLKYIRSWSLLRWKKYDLVINTSHSSSSGKISTQLANGDYKFFNEWSDELHSEYPDYPHAAKNPIYNLRKFLTHLGFERNTGKVPFLNIKLSPEEIETGKRKLEGITKNDKKTICLFTNATGDKCYSNTWWASFYESLKMTFPDYNIVELLPVENISRLDFKIPSFYSTDIREMGAFIANTSVFIAADNGVMHLASAVGTPTIGLFMVTDENAYKPYNDKSFSINTNNVKESEIPDLIKTVLQ; encoded by the coding sequence ATGAAAATACCCAAACAACTCAATGTGATCAGGAGGAAGGTAATGCGTGGTCTTACCAAAAATATGGGCCAGTCGAATTCTACCGTTAAACCCGGCAAAGAAGTCATCATAAAAAAAATATTGATTTCACGCCCCAACCATAGATTAGGGAATTTATTATTGCTGTCCCCTATCGTTCAGGAGGTTAACGATACTTTTCCGGATGCCAGGATTGATTTATTTGTAAAGGGAAGCATATCACCTATTATTTTTAAAAATTATAAAAATATTGACCAGATCATTCAGCTTCCGAAGAAACCTTTCAGCAATCTTCTGAAATACATCCGGAGCTGGAGTTTGCTTCGCTGGAAAAAGTATGATTTAGTGATCAATACCAGCCATAGCTCGTCATCGGGAAAAATATCCACACAACTGGCCAATGGCGATTATAAGTTCTTTAATGAATGGAGTGATGAACTTCATTCAGAATATCCGGATTATCCGCATGCGGCAAAAAATCCTATTTATAATTTGCGAAAATTTCTTACCCACCTGGGATTTGAAAGAAATACAGGAAAGGTCCCTTTTTTAAATATAAAGCTGAGCCCGGAAGAAATAGAAACGGGTAAAAGGAAATTAGAAGGAATTACTAAAAACGATAAAAAAACCATTTGTCTTTTTACCAATGCCACAGGCGATAAATGCTATTCCAATACCTGGTGGGCATCATTCTATGAAAGCCTGAAAATGACATTTCCAGATTATAATATTGTTGAACTTCTACCGGTAGAAAATATTTCCAGATTAGATTTCAAAATTCCCAGTTTTTACAGTACCGACATCCGGGAAATGGGTGCCTTTATAGCCAATACCAGTGTTTTTATTGCCGCAGATAACGGTGTAATGCACTTAGCCAGTGCCGTAGGAACACCCACAATAGGATTGTTTATGGTAACGGATGAAAATGCATATAAACCCTATAACGATAAGAGCTTCTCCATTAATACAAATAATGTTAAGGAATCCGAAATACCGGATTTAATAAAAACGGTCCTTCAATAA
- a CDS encoding lipopolysaccharide kinase, translating to MNLVLAPDYAHYQDEIIRIIKNFHSEGTLIGPGSRNIVKSFSINGKKINFKSFKQHNFINRHVYKYYRKSKARRSFEYAHMLIDKNLHTPQPIAYVEFHDWLGLTNSYYISEQLENIYTLEDVMYARSPFENLKEVIKEYTQLIYYLHEQGIEFIDNSPGNFLIKKINGAYRFFMVDLNRMNFHTEFEMPKRIKNFSRITNDPKILKLISSEYSRLAGISSEYFLTQIVKAANTLQTKRRIKKVLKFYKYFLKVLPVPKNLILISLISFLESDLPFLVFA from the coding sequence ATGAATCTTGTTCTTGCACCAGATTATGCTCATTACCAAGATGAAATAATCCGTATTATCAAAAATTTCCATAGTGAGGGGACTTTAATCGGTCCCGGAAGCAGAAATATTGTAAAGTCATTTTCCATCAATGGAAAAAAAATCAATTTTAAATCATTTAAGCAGCATAATTTTATCAACCGGCATGTCTACAAATACTACCGGAAATCCAAGGCACGGCGGTCTTTCGAATATGCCCATATGCTGATCGATAAAAACCTTCACACCCCACAGCCGATTGCTTATGTAGAGTTTCACGACTGGCTGGGTCTTACCAACAGTTATTATATCAGTGAACAACTGGAAAACATATATACTCTGGAAGATGTGATGTACGCACGAAGCCCCTTTGAAAACCTGAAAGAAGTCATTAAAGAGTACACTCAGCTCATCTATTATTTACACGAACAGGGAATTGAGTTTATCGATAATTCTCCGGGGAATTTTCTTATAAAAAAAATCAACGGCGCTTATCGTTTTTTTATGGTGGACCTTAACAGAATGAATTTCCACACTGAATTTGAAATGCCCAAAAGGATCAAAAACTTCTCACGGATAACCAATGATCCGAAGATTCTTAAACTGATCAGTTCAGAATATTCTAGGCTGGCAGGAATTTCTTCGGAATACTTCCTTACACAGATTGTTAAAGCCGCCAATACTTTACAAACCAAGCGAAGAATAAAAAAGGTTCTGAAGTTTTATAAATATTTCCTTAAAGTACTTCCCGTTCCTAAAAACTTAATTCTTATCTCATTAATCAGTTTTTTAGAATCTGATTTACCTTTTCTTGTTTTTGCCTGA
- a CDS encoding phosphotransferase, with protein sequence MTEKFPTINSTLSPNELGKFIQRNYKLTEKTECKVFRLAMNHLYIVHDDENKYVFRVYTHNWRSQLEIEEELKLLIHLKEAGRQVAFPIADQSNNFIQEIEASEGTRFGVLFSYAKGIKTAKFSHQTSFLIGQALAKVHQSTENIELKRITYNAQNLLKNPIIRTKEFYSKNVNENEFLETLSAFLTQKMNSTDKRKMRYGAVHLDVWFDNLHIDNEKEITFFDFDFCGNGYLCFDISYFLFQLFTTHLNEEEYQVKADSFIKGYETVTKISNEEKKFLPYACLAIMTYYISVQCDRFEYWTNIFLNEDHLKRMVGNLKRWIAYQKIDINN encoded by the coding sequence ATGACAGAGAAATTTCCTACCATAAATAGCACGCTTTCACCAAATGAACTTGGTAAGTTTATTCAAAGAAATTATAAATTAACCGAGAAAACTGAATGCAAAGTATTTCGGCTTGCCATGAATCATTTATACATTGTTCATGATGACGAAAATAAATATGTTTTTAGAGTTTATACACATAACTGGCGATCTCAATTAGAAATTGAAGAAGAGCTAAAACTTTTAATTCATCTAAAAGAAGCAGGCCGACAAGTTGCTTTTCCCATAGCTGATCAATCGAACAATTTCATTCAGGAAATTGAAGCATCAGAAGGAACACGATTTGGTGTTTTATTTTCATATGCTAAAGGCATAAAAACAGCAAAATTCTCCCACCAAACAAGTTTTCTGATTGGACAGGCATTAGCAAAAGTTCACCAATCCACAGAAAATATTGAACTGAAGCGAATAACCTACAATGCTCAAAATTTGCTTAAGAATCCTATTATAAGAACTAAAGAATTTTATAGTAAAAATGTTAACGAAAATGAATTTTTAGAAACACTTTCTGCTTTTTTAACGCAAAAAATGAATAGTACGGACAAACGTAAAATGAGATATGGAGCTGTTCATCTCGACGTTTGGTTTGATAATTTACATATTGATAATGAAAAAGAAATAACATTTTTTGACTTTGATTTTTGTGGCAACGGTTATTTATGCTTTGATATTTCCTATTTTCTATTTCAGTTGTTTACAACTCATTTGAACGAAGAAGAATATCAGGTAAAAGCCGATAGTTTCATTAAAGGGTATGAAACTGTAACTAAAATTAGTAACGAAGAAAAAAAGTTTTTGCCCTACGCATGTTTAGCAATTATGACCTACTACATAAGTGTTCAGTGCGATAGATTTGAATATTGGACAAATATTTTCTTGAATGAAGATCATTTAAAAAGGATGGTTGGGAATTTAAAACGATGGATCGCTTATCAAAAAATTGATATTAATAATTAA
- the chrA gene encoding chromate efflux transporter: MGKDNNLKEVAGVFLKLGVTAFGGPAAHIAMMQQEVVTKRKWMSEEHFLDLIGATNLIPGPNSTEMAIHIGQERAGWKGLIVAGLCFICPAVIITLCFAWLYKEYGQLPQVQPFIYGIKPAIISVILSAVFPLAKKSLKTIPLWIIGISVLMLSFLGINELFLLFGAGIIAMLFAIIRQKNTANSLIPITLLQIPDFSSLSQSNIKLFLIFLKVGAILYGSGYVLFAFLDTELVGRGLLTRQELLDAIAVGQFTPGPVFSSVTFIGYQINNWSGALVATLGIFFPSFIFVALLNPIVRMMRGSKIFSSFLDAVNIASIAIIINICYEMAKDSIADWKTIIIAVLCIILMFTFKKINSAWIVMLGAFLGYILQKM; this comes from the coding sequence GTGGGGAAAGACAATAATCTGAAAGAAGTTGCCGGTGTTTTCCTGAAACTGGGAGTTACAGCATTTGGAGGTCCTGCCGCTCATATTGCCATGATGCAGCAGGAAGTAGTAACAAAACGGAAATGGATGTCTGAGGAGCATTTTCTTGATCTGATCGGAGCAACTAACCTTATCCCAGGTCCCAATAGTACAGAAATGGCAATTCATATCGGGCAGGAAAGGGCCGGTTGGAAAGGACTGATTGTAGCTGGATTATGTTTTATATGTCCTGCTGTTATCATTACTTTATGTTTTGCATGGTTATATAAAGAATATGGGCAGCTTCCACAAGTTCAGCCCTTTATATATGGAATAAAACCTGCTATCATATCTGTAATATTATCGGCTGTTTTTCCCCTCGCAAAAAAATCTTTAAAAACCATCCCACTATGGATTATTGGTATTAGCGTGCTGATGCTTTCTTTCTTAGGAATCAATGAACTCTTTCTATTATTCGGAGCAGGTATAATCGCAATGCTATTTGCAATCATAAGACAGAAAAATACGGCCAACTCACTTATTCCAATAACTTTACTGCAGATTCCAGATTTTAGCTCTCTGTCACAAAGTAATATTAAATTATTTCTAATTTTCCTTAAAGTAGGAGCTATTCTTTACGGAAGCGGATATGTCCTGTTTGCTTTTCTTGATACAGAATTGGTGGGAAGAGGTTTATTAACAAGACAAGAACTATTAGATGCTATAGCTGTTGGACAATTTACACCAGGACCCGTCTTTTCATCGGTTACTTTTATTGGTTATCAAATAAATAACTGGTCAGGAGCTTTGGTTGCTACGTTGGGTATCTTTTTTCCTTCATTTATTTTTGTAGCATTACTTAATCCAATCGTAAGGATGATGAGGGGATCAAAAATATTCTCATCTTTCTTAGATGCAGTCAATATTGCGTCAATAGCTATTATTATAAATATATGTTATGAAATGGCAAAAGATAGTATTGCAGATTGGAAAACAATAATTATTGCTGTATTATGCATTATTTTGATGTTTACTTTCAAAAAAATAAACAGTGCATGGATTGTTATGCTGGGAGCTTTTTTAGGATATATTTTACAAAAGATGTAA
- a CDS encoding DUF3127 domain-containing protein encodes MELQGTVKKLFDAQTFASGFQKREMVILTQEQYPQPINIEFLSDKISLLDNLKEGENVKVGINIRGREWTSPQGETKYFNSITGWRVEKVFDNGSEPTQAAPSQSGSPVSNENPFAGDEDDDLPF; translated from the coding sequence ATGGAATTACAAGGAACGGTAAAGAAACTTTTTGATGCTCAGACATTTGCAAGCGGATTTCAAAAGAGAGAAATGGTTATTTTAACTCAGGAGCAGTATCCACAGCCGATAAACATAGAATTTTTGTCTGACAAGATCAGTTTATTAGACAACCTTAAAGAAGGAGAAAATGTAAAGGTAGGAATCAACATCAGAGGAAGAGAATGGACATCTCCTCAGGGTGAAACCAAATACTTCAACTCTATCACAGGATGGAGAGTAGAAAAAGTTTTTGATAACGGATCAGAACCTACTCAGGCAGCTCCTTCACAATCCGGATCTCCGGTTTCAAATGAAAATCCATTTGCGGGAGACGAAGATGATGATTTACCTTTTTAA
- the aat gene encoding leucyl/phenylalanyl-tRNA--protein transferase produces MVRLDENEISFPDPELYDGHEGVIAFGGDLSVERIWFAYQLGIFPWFNPGEEILWWSPDPRFVLFPDELKVSKSMRKILNREVFTFTENKDFRGVIRNCQQINRVDQAGTWLSDELMESFITLHDYGLARSIEVWKDGELVGGFYGLQIGNVFCGESMFAKVSNASKAGFIHFVETYKDQLDLIDCQSHTEHLESLGARMIPKKQFLHYLHKNNESTQ; encoded by the coding sequence ATGGTTCGATTAGACGAAAACGAGATTTCATTTCCTGATCCGGAACTTTATGACGGGCACGAAGGGGTTATAGCTTTCGGAGGGGATTTATCGGTAGAAAGAATTTGGTTTGCCTATCAGCTGGGCATTTTTCCCTGGTTCAATCCGGGGGAGGAAATTCTTTGGTGGAGTCCTGATCCCCGTTTTGTTTTGTTCCCTGATGAACTAAAGGTTTCGAAATCGATGCGTAAGATACTCAATCGCGAAGTTTTCACCTTTACTGAGAATAAAGACTTCCGGGGAGTCATCAGAAACTGCCAGCAGATAAACCGAGTCGACCAGGCCGGAACCTGGCTTTCCGATGAACTTATGGAATCATTTATCACACTTCATGACTATGGGTTGGCAAGAAGCATAGAAGTTTGGAAAGATGGTGAACTGGTAGGTGGCTTTTACGGCCTCCAGATCGGTAACGTCTTTTGTGGTGAAAGTATGTTTGCCAAAGTAAGCAATGCTTCCAAAGCAGGTTTTATCCATTTTGTGGAAACTTATAAAGACCAGCTTGATCTTATTGACTGTCAGTCCCATACAGAACATCTGGAAAGCCTCGGCGCAAGGATGATCCCCAAAAAACAATTCTTACACTACTTACACAAAAATAATGAAAGCACACAATGA